The following coding sequences lie in one Notolabrus celidotus isolate fNotCel1 chromosome 20, fNotCel1.pri, whole genome shotgun sequence genomic window:
- the rnf113a gene encoding E3 ubiquitin-protein ligase RNF113A → MAEAEEQKKGSCTFLFKKSTKKFSGRKRKASDSDKDGSNDEDQSSVVRKEKKGIRVNPMIQMSRKVERDAVSSSESETEKEDQKITVAYKSTRSAKPEGPEDMGATATYELDTERDKDAQAIFERSQKVQDELTGKEDDKIYRGINNYQKFIKPKDTTMGNASSGMVRKGPIRAPEHLRATVRWDYQPDICKDYKETGFCGFGDSCKFLHDRSDYKHGWQIERELEEGRYGANDDENYEVSSDDEDLPFKCFICRETFKSPIVTKCKHYFCEGCALQHYRKSKRCYVCNTQTNGVFNPAKELIAKMEKRQAATDQPPSEEED, encoded by the exons ATGGCGGAAGCTGAGGAGCAGAAGAAGGGATCCTGCACCTTTCTGTTCAAAAAATCTACTAAGAAGTTTTCTGGGCGAAAAAGAAAAGCCAGTGACAGTGATAAAG aTGGCAGTAATGATGAGGACCAGAGCTCTGTGGTtcgtaaagaaaagaaaggcatCCGAGTCAACCCCATGATTCAAATG TCAAGGAAGGTGGAGAGAGATGCTGTGTCTTCAAGTGAAAGTGAAACTGAGAAAGAAGACCAGAAAATCACTGTTGCTTACAAATCCACCCGGTCAGCA AAACCAGAGGGACCAGAGGACATGGGTGCAACTGCTACTTATGAGCTGGACACAGAGCGAGACAAGGACGCTCAGGCCATCTTTGAGAGGAGTCAGAAAGTTCAAGAT GAGCTGACCGGGAAGGAGGATGATAAAATCTACCGTGGGATCAACAACTACCAAAAATTCATCAAGCCTAAAGATACAACCATGGGCAACGCCTCCTCCGGCATGGTCAG AAagggaccaatcagagctccagAGCACCTGAGAGCCACAGTGAGGTGGGACTACCAGCCGGACATCTGCAAAGACTATAAGGAGACTGGTTTCTGTGGTTTTGGAG ACAGCTGCAAGTTCCTCCACGACAGATCCGACTACAAACACGGCTGGCAGATTGAGAGGGAGCTGGAGGAGGGTCGATACGGAGCGAACG ATGATGAGAACTACGAGGTGAGCAGCGACGACGAGGATCTGCCCTTCAAGTGCTTCATCTGTAGGGAGACCTTCAAAAGCCCCATCGTCACAAA GTGTAAGCACTACTTCTGTGAGGGCTGCGCTCTTCAGCATTACCGCAAGTCCAAGCGATGCTACGTCTGCAACACTCAAACCAACGGTGTCTTCAACCCCGCTAAAG AGCTGATAGCGAAGATGGAGAAACGTCAAGCAGCGACAGACCAACCACCatcagaggaggaagattaA
- the rundc3aa gene encoding RUN domain-containing protein 3A isoform X1, translating to MESGCIQTAMAMGLTSKKASARSVGVERKNLITVCRFSVKTLLEKYTTEPIDDSSEEFINFAAILEHILSHRFKGNTAGSGSWFSSDGQRSFWEYIRLACSKVQNNCIASIENIENISTSGAKGRAWIRVALMEKRLSEYVSTALRDTRTTRRFYDDGAIMLREEATVLTGMLIGLSAIDFSFCLKGETLDGKSPAVVDYTPYLKFTQSYDYLSDEDDRHSVDSSNSEESVPEHPYIPLVTDEESWSNKCRKMEQRFKIVYAQKGYLEELVRLRESQLKNVETENKCLRSKVEELTVQSLQEKKDLESIVLELQAQLSALMPCDSSHLAKDFSIPSVNEWTTITNNQGDVKLFRRRSFHSLEQLGEVTLNSDCQRIDGRQNGDAVWTAPGKEDTPSMLGLCGSLASLPSSKSLASLKSSECLVSISTEPSPALSPS from the exons ATGGAGTCGGGCTGCATTCAGACAGCAATGGCTATGGGTCTGACATCCAAAAAGGCGTCTGCTCGGAGCGTCGGAGTGGAGCGCAAAAACCTCATCACGGTCTGCAG ATTCTCTGTAAAGACTCTCCTCGAAAAGTACACAACAGAGCCCATAGATGACTCATCCGAGGAGTTCATTAACTTTGCTGCCATTTTAGAGCACATCCTAAGCCACCGCTTCAAAGGTAACACTGCAG GTTCAGGGAGTTGGTTCAGCTCAGATGGACAGCGCAGTTTTTGGGAATACATCCGGCTGGCATGCAGCAAAGTGCAGAACAACTGCATTGCAAGCATCGAAAACATAGAGAACATCAGCACATCAGGAGCCAAG GGGCGGGCATGGATTCGAGTAGCCCTGATGGAGAAACGTCTCTCCGAATATGTGTCCACTGCTCTGAGGGACACAAGAACAACCAG GAGGTTCTATGACGATGGAGCCATCATGCTGAGAGAGGAGGCCACTGTGCTGACTGGCATGCTGATTGGCCTGAGTGCCATCGACTTCAG cttttgCCTGAAGGGGGAGACTCTGGATGGGAAATCCCCGGCTGTGGTTGACTACACACCCTACCTGAAGTTCACTCAGAG CTATGACTACCTGAGCGATGAGGACGACCGCCACAGTGTGGACAGCAGCAACAGCGAGGAGAGCGTCCCAGAGCATCCCTACATCCCCCTGGTGACCGACGAGGAGAGCTGGAGCAACAAGTGTCGCAAGATGGAGCAGAGGTTTAAGATCGTCTACGCCCAGAAG GGTTATCTGGAGGAGCTTGTGCGCCTGCGAGAGTCTCAGCTGAAGAACGTTGAGACGGAGAATAAGTGTCTGAGATCCAAGGTGGAGGAGCTGACGGTCCAGAGCCTGCAGGAGAAGAAGGACCTGGAATCCATTGTGCTGGAGCTGCAAGCACAACT CTCTGCCCTCATGCCCTGTGATTCCTCACATCTGGCTAAAGATTTCTCCATCCCGTCGGTCAACGAATGGACCACCATCACAAACAACCAGGGTGACGTCAAGCTTTTCCGCAG GAGGAGTTTTCACAGTTTGGAGCAGCTCGGGGAAGTCACTCTGAACTCTGACTGCCAGAGGATTGATGGAAGACAGAACGGAGATGCTGTTTGGACGGCACCAG GAAAAGAAGACACTCCATCCATGCTGGGTCTGTGTGGCTCTCTGGCTTCCTTACCGAGCTCCAAGTCCCTGGCCAGCCTCAAGTCCAGCGAGTGTTTGGTCAGCATCAGCACCGAACCCAGTCCTGCACTCTCTCCCAGCTAG
- the rundc3aa gene encoding RUN domain-containing protein 3A isoform X2, which produces MESGCIQTAMAMGLTSKKASARSVGVERKNLITVCRFSVKTLLEKYTTEPIDDSSEEFINFAAILEHILSHRFKGNTAGSGSWFSSDGQRSFWEYIRLACSKVQNNCIASIENIENISTSGAKGRAWIRVALMEKRLSEYVSTALRDTRTTRRFYDDGAIMLREEATVLTGMLIGLSAIDFSFCLKGETLDGKSPAVVDYTPYLKFTQSYDYLSDEDDRHSVDSSNSEESVPEHPYIPLVTDEESWSNKCRKMEQRFKIVYAQKGYLEELVRLRESQLKNVETENKCLRSKVEELTVQSLQEKKDLESIVLELQAQLSALMPCDSSHLAKDFSIPSVNEWTTITNNQGDVKLFRRSFHSLEQLGEVTLNSDCQRIDGRQNGDAVWTAPGKEDTPSMLGLCGSLASLPSSKSLASLKSSECLVSISTEPSPALSPS; this is translated from the exons ATGGAGTCGGGCTGCATTCAGACAGCAATGGCTATGGGTCTGACATCCAAAAAGGCGTCTGCTCGGAGCGTCGGAGTGGAGCGCAAAAACCTCATCACGGTCTGCAG ATTCTCTGTAAAGACTCTCCTCGAAAAGTACACAACAGAGCCCATAGATGACTCATCCGAGGAGTTCATTAACTTTGCTGCCATTTTAGAGCACATCCTAAGCCACCGCTTCAAAGGTAACACTGCAG GTTCAGGGAGTTGGTTCAGCTCAGATGGACAGCGCAGTTTTTGGGAATACATCCGGCTGGCATGCAGCAAAGTGCAGAACAACTGCATTGCAAGCATCGAAAACATAGAGAACATCAGCACATCAGGAGCCAAG GGGCGGGCATGGATTCGAGTAGCCCTGATGGAGAAACGTCTCTCCGAATATGTGTCCACTGCTCTGAGGGACACAAGAACAACCAG GAGGTTCTATGACGATGGAGCCATCATGCTGAGAGAGGAGGCCACTGTGCTGACTGGCATGCTGATTGGCCTGAGTGCCATCGACTTCAG cttttgCCTGAAGGGGGAGACTCTGGATGGGAAATCCCCGGCTGTGGTTGACTACACACCCTACCTGAAGTTCACTCAGAG CTATGACTACCTGAGCGATGAGGACGACCGCCACAGTGTGGACAGCAGCAACAGCGAGGAGAGCGTCCCAGAGCATCCCTACATCCCCCTGGTGACCGACGAGGAGAGCTGGAGCAACAAGTGTCGCAAGATGGAGCAGAGGTTTAAGATCGTCTACGCCCAGAAG GGTTATCTGGAGGAGCTTGTGCGCCTGCGAGAGTCTCAGCTGAAGAACGTTGAGACGGAGAATAAGTGTCTGAGATCCAAGGTGGAGGAGCTGACGGTCCAGAGCCTGCAGGAGAAGAAGGACCTGGAATCCATTGTGCTGGAGCTGCAAGCACAACT CTCTGCCCTCATGCCCTGTGATTCCTCACATCTGGCTAAAGATTTCTCCATCCCGTCGGTCAACGAATGGACCACCATCACAAACAACCAGGGTGACGTCAAGCTTTTCCGCAG GAGTTTTCACAGTTTGGAGCAGCTCGGGGAAGTCACTCTGAACTCTGACTGCCAGAGGATTGATGGAAGACAGAACGGAGATGCTGTTTGGACGGCACCAG GAAAAGAAGACACTCCATCCATGCTGGGTCTGTGTGGCTCTCTGGCTTCCTTACCGAGCTCCAAGTCCCTGGCCAGCCTCAAGTCCAGCGAGTGTTTGGTCAGCATCAGCACCGAACCCAGTCCTGCACTCTCTCCCAGCTAG
- the zwi gene encoding zwilling: MGNTSFSEGKTALTLGNTTIKRGKSKLAMGNSSISRGRSTTSLGSSTITSGKTKISLGGASFSRGSTTTSFRKAFFPKRKTL, from the coding sequence ATGGGCAACACCAGCTTCAGCGAGGGGAAGACGGCCTTAACCCTGGGCAACACCACCATAAAGAGGGGAAAGAGCAAGCTGGCCATGGGGAACTCCTCCATCTCCAGGGGCAGGAGCACAACATCTCTGGGCTCCTCCACCATAACCAGCGGGAAGACCAAGATCTCCCTGGGTGGTGCCTCCTTCAGCAGAGGATCTACCACCACCTCTTTTCGGAAAGCCTTTTTCCCCAAACGCAAGACGCTTTAG
- the strada gene encoding STE20-related kinase adapter protein alpha isoform X2: MSIFLPDSSSYEVLTVIGRGLDELMTVNLARYKPTGEHVAIRRIDLESCTNDMVTYLQGELHVSKLFHHSSIVPYKSVFIAENELWVITPFMAYGSARDLICTHFTDGMAELTIAYILLGMLRALEYIHHMGYVHRSVKASHVLISADGQVCMSGLRSIFSLIRHGQRARVVHDFPQYSVKVLPWLSPEVLQQNLHGYDSRSDIYSLGITACELANGHVPFKDMPATQMLLEKLNGTVPCLLDTTTIPPEELSLKPSRSGADSGICEGPGAGSIRQSNGEASSSSGHPYNRTFSPHFHAFVELCLQRDPEKRPSATTLVSHPFFKQIKRRPSEALPELLRPVSPITSYEASQLHDSPSGLASLESGLSHLDVDDWDF, translated from the exons ATGAGCATCTTCCTTCCTGACAGCAGCTCCTACGAGGTCCTTACTGTGATCG ggCGGGGCTTGGACGAGTTGATGACAGTGAACCTGGCCCGGTACAAACCCACAGGAGAACACGTGGCTATCCGACGGATCGACTTAGAATCATGCACCAACGACATGGTTACATACCTGCAg ggtgAACTGCACGTgtcaaagctgtttcatcactcCAGTATTGTACCGTACAAGAGCGTCTTCATAGCAGAAAACGAACTATGGGTCATTACTCCCTTCATGGCTTACG GGTCAGCCAGAGATCTGATCTGCACACACTTCACTGATGGTATGGCTGAGTTGACCATCGCATACATTTTACTGGGTATGCTCAGAGCTCTGGAATACATCCACCACATGGGATACGTTCACCG GAGTGTGAAGGCCAGCCACGTACTGATCTCAGCAGACGGACAGGTCTGCATGTCGGGTCTACGGAGCATCTTCAGTCTGATCCGTCACGGGCAGAGGGCCAGAGTCGTCCATGATTTCCCCCAGTACAGCGTCAAAGTGCTGCCCTGGCTCAGCCCTGAGGTGCTGCAGCAG AACCTTCATGGTTACGACTCTCGGTCAGACATCTACAGCCTCGGCATCACCGCCTGTGAGCTGGCAAACGGACATGTCCCCTTCAAAGACATGCCAGCTACACAG ATGCTGCTGGAGAAGCTGAACGGGACAGTGCCGTGTTTGCTGGACACCACCACTATCCCACCAGAGGAGCTGTCACTGAAACCGTCTCGCTCTGGGGCCGACTCTGGGATCTGTGAGGGGCCGGGAGCTGGAAGCATTCGCCAGTCCAACGGAGAGGCCTCGTCCTCGTCAGGACACCCGTACAACCGGACCTTCTCCCCACACTTCCATGCCTTCGTTGAGCTGTGTCTACAGCGAGACCCTGAAAAGAG acCATCTGCCACCACTCTAGTCAGCCATCCCTTCTTCAAACAG ATTAAGCGCCGGCCCTCGGAGGCGTTGCCTGAGCTGTTACGACCTGTGTCGCCCATCACAAGTTACGAGGCCTCCCAACTACATGACTCTCCCTCCGGACTGGCCAGCCTGGAGTCGGGGCTGAGCCACCTGGATGTGGACGACTGGGACTTCTGA
- the rundc3aa gene encoding RUN domain-containing protein 3A isoform X4 translates to MESGCIQTAMAMGLTSKKASARSVGVERKNLITVCRFSVKTLLEKYTTEPIDDSSEEFINFAAILEHILSHRFKGSGSWFSSDGQRSFWEYIRLACSKVQNNCIASIENIENISTSGAKGRAWIRVALMEKRLSEYVSTALRDTRTTRRFYDDGAIMLREEATVLTGMLIGLSAIDFSFCLKGETLDGKSPAVVDYTPYLKFTQSYDYLSDEDDRHSVDSSNSEESVPEHPYIPLVTDEESWSNKCRKMEQRFKIVYAQKGYLEELVRLRESQLKNVETENKCLRSKVEELTVQSLQEKKDLESIVLELQAQLSALMPCDSSHLAKDFSIPSVNEWTTITNNQGDVKLFRRSFHSLEQLGEVTLNSDCQRIDGRQNGDAVWTAPGKEDTPSMLGLCGSLASLPSSKSLASLKSSECLVSISTEPSPALSPS, encoded by the exons ATGGAGTCGGGCTGCATTCAGACAGCAATGGCTATGGGTCTGACATCCAAAAAGGCGTCTGCTCGGAGCGTCGGAGTGGAGCGCAAAAACCTCATCACGGTCTGCAG ATTCTCTGTAAAGACTCTCCTCGAAAAGTACACAACAGAGCCCATAGATGACTCATCCGAGGAGTTCATTAACTTTGCTGCCATTTTAGAGCACATCCTAAGCCACCGCTTCAAAG GTTCAGGGAGTTGGTTCAGCTCAGATGGACAGCGCAGTTTTTGGGAATACATCCGGCTGGCATGCAGCAAAGTGCAGAACAACTGCATTGCAAGCATCGAAAACATAGAGAACATCAGCACATCAGGAGCCAAG GGGCGGGCATGGATTCGAGTAGCCCTGATGGAGAAACGTCTCTCCGAATATGTGTCCACTGCTCTGAGGGACACAAGAACAACCAG GAGGTTCTATGACGATGGAGCCATCATGCTGAGAGAGGAGGCCACTGTGCTGACTGGCATGCTGATTGGCCTGAGTGCCATCGACTTCAG cttttgCCTGAAGGGGGAGACTCTGGATGGGAAATCCCCGGCTGTGGTTGACTACACACCCTACCTGAAGTTCACTCAGAG CTATGACTACCTGAGCGATGAGGACGACCGCCACAGTGTGGACAGCAGCAACAGCGAGGAGAGCGTCCCAGAGCATCCCTACATCCCCCTGGTGACCGACGAGGAGAGCTGGAGCAACAAGTGTCGCAAGATGGAGCAGAGGTTTAAGATCGTCTACGCCCAGAAG GGTTATCTGGAGGAGCTTGTGCGCCTGCGAGAGTCTCAGCTGAAGAACGTTGAGACGGAGAATAAGTGTCTGAGATCCAAGGTGGAGGAGCTGACGGTCCAGAGCCTGCAGGAGAAGAAGGACCTGGAATCCATTGTGCTGGAGCTGCAAGCACAACT CTCTGCCCTCATGCCCTGTGATTCCTCACATCTGGCTAAAGATTTCTCCATCCCGTCGGTCAACGAATGGACCACCATCACAAACAACCAGGGTGACGTCAAGCTTTTCCGCAG GAGTTTTCACAGTTTGGAGCAGCTCGGGGAAGTCACTCTGAACTCTGACTGCCAGAGGATTGATGGAAGACAGAACGGAGATGCTGTTTGGACGGCACCAG GAAAAGAAGACACTCCATCCATGCTGGGTCTGTGTGGCTCTCTGGCTTCCTTACCGAGCTCCAAGTCCCTGGCCAGCCTCAAGTCCAGCGAGTGTTTGGTCAGCATCAGCACCGAACCCAGTCCTGCACTCTCTCCCAGCTAG
- the rundc3aa gene encoding RUN domain-containing protein 3A isoform X3, which translates to MESGCIQTAMAMGLTSKKASARSVGVERKNLITVCRFSVKTLLEKYTTEPIDDSSEEFINFAAILEHILSHRFKGSGSWFSSDGQRSFWEYIRLACSKVQNNCIASIENIENISTSGAKGRAWIRVALMEKRLSEYVSTALRDTRTTRRFYDDGAIMLREEATVLTGMLIGLSAIDFSFCLKGETLDGKSPAVVDYTPYLKFTQSYDYLSDEDDRHSVDSSNSEESVPEHPYIPLVTDEESWSNKCRKMEQRFKIVYAQKGYLEELVRLRESQLKNVETENKCLRSKVEELTVQSLQEKKDLESIVLELQAQLSALMPCDSSHLAKDFSIPSVNEWTTITNNQGDVKLFRRRSFHSLEQLGEVTLNSDCQRIDGRQNGDAVWTAPGKEDTPSMLGLCGSLASLPSSKSLASLKSSECLVSISTEPSPALSPS; encoded by the exons ATGGAGTCGGGCTGCATTCAGACAGCAATGGCTATGGGTCTGACATCCAAAAAGGCGTCTGCTCGGAGCGTCGGAGTGGAGCGCAAAAACCTCATCACGGTCTGCAG ATTCTCTGTAAAGACTCTCCTCGAAAAGTACACAACAGAGCCCATAGATGACTCATCCGAGGAGTTCATTAACTTTGCTGCCATTTTAGAGCACATCCTAAGCCACCGCTTCAAAG GTTCAGGGAGTTGGTTCAGCTCAGATGGACAGCGCAGTTTTTGGGAATACATCCGGCTGGCATGCAGCAAAGTGCAGAACAACTGCATTGCAAGCATCGAAAACATAGAGAACATCAGCACATCAGGAGCCAAG GGGCGGGCATGGATTCGAGTAGCCCTGATGGAGAAACGTCTCTCCGAATATGTGTCCACTGCTCTGAGGGACACAAGAACAACCAG GAGGTTCTATGACGATGGAGCCATCATGCTGAGAGAGGAGGCCACTGTGCTGACTGGCATGCTGATTGGCCTGAGTGCCATCGACTTCAG cttttgCCTGAAGGGGGAGACTCTGGATGGGAAATCCCCGGCTGTGGTTGACTACACACCCTACCTGAAGTTCACTCAGAG CTATGACTACCTGAGCGATGAGGACGACCGCCACAGTGTGGACAGCAGCAACAGCGAGGAGAGCGTCCCAGAGCATCCCTACATCCCCCTGGTGACCGACGAGGAGAGCTGGAGCAACAAGTGTCGCAAGATGGAGCAGAGGTTTAAGATCGTCTACGCCCAGAAG GGTTATCTGGAGGAGCTTGTGCGCCTGCGAGAGTCTCAGCTGAAGAACGTTGAGACGGAGAATAAGTGTCTGAGATCCAAGGTGGAGGAGCTGACGGTCCAGAGCCTGCAGGAGAAGAAGGACCTGGAATCCATTGTGCTGGAGCTGCAAGCACAACT CTCTGCCCTCATGCCCTGTGATTCCTCACATCTGGCTAAAGATTTCTCCATCCCGTCGGTCAACGAATGGACCACCATCACAAACAACCAGGGTGACGTCAAGCTTTTCCGCAG GAGGAGTTTTCACAGTTTGGAGCAGCTCGGGGAAGTCACTCTGAACTCTGACTGCCAGAGGATTGATGGAAGACAGAACGGAGATGCTGTTTGGACGGCACCAG GAAAAGAAGACACTCCATCCATGCTGGGTCTGTGTGGCTCTCTGGCTTCCTTACCGAGCTCCAAGTCCCTGGCCAGCCTCAAGTCCAGCGAGTGTTTGGTCAGCATCAGCACCGAACCCAGTCCTGCACTCTCTCCCAGCTAG
- the strada gene encoding STE20-related kinase adapter protein alpha isoform X1: MSIFLPDSSSYEVLTVIGRGLDELMTVNLARYKPTGEHVAIRRIDLESCTNDMVTYLQGELHVSKLFHHSSIVPYKSVFIAENELWVITPFMAYGSARDLICTHFTDGMAELTIAYILLGMLRALEYIHHMGYVHRSVKASHVLISADGQVCMSGLRSIFSLIRHGQRARVVHDFPQYSVKVLPWLSPEVLQQNLHGYDSRSDIYSLGITACELANGHVPFKDMPATQMLLEKLNGTVPCLLDTTTIPPEELSLKPSRSGADSGICEGPGAGSIRQSNGEASSSSGHPYNRTFSPHFHAFVELCLQRDPEKRPSATTLVSHPFFKQVCKIKRRPSEALPELLRPVSPITSYEASQLHDSPSGLASLESGLSHLDVDDWDF, from the exons ATGAGCATCTTCCTTCCTGACAGCAGCTCCTACGAGGTCCTTACTGTGATCG ggCGGGGCTTGGACGAGTTGATGACAGTGAACCTGGCCCGGTACAAACCCACAGGAGAACACGTGGCTATCCGACGGATCGACTTAGAATCATGCACCAACGACATGGTTACATACCTGCAg ggtgAACTGCACGTgtcaaagctgtttcatcactcCAGTATTGTACCGTACAAGAGCGTCTTCATAGCAGAAAACGAACTATGGGTCATTACTCCCTTCATGGCTTACG GGTCAGCCAGAGATCTGATCTGCACACACTTCACTGATGGTATGGCTGAGTTGACCATCGCATACATTTTACTGGGTATGCTCAGAGCTCTGGAATACATCCACCACATGGGATACGTTCACCG GAGTGTGAAGGCCAGCCACGTACTGATCTCAGCAGACGGACAGGTCTGCATGTCGGGTCTACGGAGCATCTTCAGTCTGATCCGTCACGGGCAGAGGGCCAGAGTCGTCCATGATTTCCCCCAGTACAGCGTCAAAGTGCTGCCCTGGCTCAGCCCTGAGGTGCTGCAGCAG AACCTTCATGGTTACGACTCTCGGTCAGACATCTACAGCCTCGGCATCACCGCCTGTGAGCTGGCAAACGGACATGTCCCCTTCAAAGACATGCCAGCTACACAG ATGCTGCTGGAGAAGCTGAACGGGACAGTGCCGTGTTTGCTGGACACCACCACTATCCCACCAGAGGAGCTGTCACTGAAACCGTCTCGCTCTGGGGCCGACTCTGGGATCTGTGAGGGGCCGGGAGCTGGAAGCATTCGCCAGTCCAACGGAGAGGCCTCGTCCTCGTCAGGACACCCGTACAACCGGACCTTCTCCCCACACTTCCATGCCTTCGTTGAGCTGTGTCTACAGCGAGACCCTGAAAAGAG acCATCTGCCACCACTCTAGTCAGCCATCCCTTCTTCAAACAGGTGTGTAAG ATTAAGCGCCGGCCCTCGGAGGCGTTGCCTGAGCTGTTACGACCTGTGTCGCCCATCACAAGTTACGAGGCCTCCCAACTACATGACTCTCCCTCCGGACTGGCCAGCCTGGAGTCGGGGCTGAGCCACCTGGATGTGGACGACTGGGACTTCTGA